AGGACGTTCGCGGCCTGGTCGAGTTCGGAGAACTCGTAGGTGCCGTTGAGGATGTCGTCGACGACCGCGGTGTCCGCCTGCATCTCACCGTCGACGGGGAAGTCGACGCCGGCGTCGGACTGGAGGATGTCGACCGCGTCCCGCGGCTTTCGCGTTCCGGCGTTATCGACGCTGCCGAAGTTAGAGTACGACAGCATCGCCGCGCGCGGTTCGACGTTGAACCGGCGCGCGAGGTCGGCGGTGTGTCGCGTGACCTCCGCCAGCGTCTCCGCGTCCGGGTCTTGGTTGACCGTCGTGTCCGCACAGAAGATGACCCGATTTTTGAACGTGAGCATGTACACGCCGGCGACGGTGTCGGTGTCCGCGGCGGAGCCGACGACCTGGAGCGGTGGCCGGAGCGCCGACGGGTAGTGGTGCGTGAGTCCGGTGAGCATCGCGTCGGCGTCTCCGGTCTCCACCATGACGCTCCCAAGGTAGTTGGTGTCCCGCTCGACGAGGTCGTTCGCCTCGCGTTTCGTGATCCCCTTGCGCTTGCGGAGCTCGTACAGCCGCTCACCGTACGCGGAGACGTCTCGGTTGTCGGGGTCGACGATTTCGGGACGGAACGAGAGCCCGAGTTCGGCCGCGGTCTGCGAGATGGTGTCGGCGTCACCGAGCAGCACCGGCTCTGCGATTCCCTGTTCGGAGAGCTGGTAGGCCGCGCGGATCATCTTCTCGTCGGTCCCCTCCGCGAGCGCGATCCGCTTCGGGTCGCTCTTCGCTTTGTTCAACACGACCCGCATCATCTCCCGGGACTTGCCGAGGCGCGCTTCGAGCCGCTCCCGGTACTGCTCTAGGTCTATCTCGGTCCGCGCCGACCCGGATTCCATCGCGGCTTCCGCGACGCGCGGCGCCAACTCGAACAGCACCCGCGGATCGAGCGGCTTCGGGATGACGTAGTCGGGACCGAACTGGAGCGGGTCGTCGCCGTACGCCTTCACGACCGCGTCCGGGACGTCCTTGCGCGCGAGGTCGGCCAGCGCCTCCGCCGCGGCCGCCTTCATCTCCTCGTTGATCTCGGTCGCGCGCACGTCCAGCGCCCCGCGGAACAGGAACGGGAACCCGAGCACGTTGTTCACCATGTTCGGGTAGTCCGACCGGCCCGTCGCCATGATCACCGTATCGTCGCGCGCGTCCTTCGCGTCCTCGTAGGTGATCTCCGGGTCGGGGTTAGCCATAGCGAAGATAATCGGGTCGGCAGCCATCGAGCGGACCATCTCCTGCGAGACGATACCGCCGACGGACAGACCGACGAACACGTCGGCGCCCTCCATCGCGTCCGCGAGGTCGCCCCCCTCGACGGGTGTGGCGAACTGGCTCTTGTACTCGTTGACTTCGCCCGCCTTGACGCGCTCCTCAGTGATAATGCCCGAGGAGTCACACATCGTGATGTTCTCCTTGCGCGCGCCGAGCGAGACGTAGAACCGCGCGGTCGCGATGGCTGACGCGCCGGCACCGGAGAAGACGATATCGAGCTCGGAGAGCTCCTTCCCGGAGATGTCGACCGCGTTCATCAGCGCCGCGCCGGAGATGATCGCGGTGCCGTGCTGGTCGTCGTGGAACACCGGGACGTCCATCTCCTCGCGGAGCCGCTCCTCGATTTCGAAGCACTCGGGCGCCTTGATGTCCTCGAGGTTGATCCCGCCAAAGGTCGGCTCCATCGCCGTCACCGCCTCGCAGAACGGGTCGACGGTGTCGATGTCGAGTTCGATGTCGAACACGTCGATGTCGGCGAACCGCTTGAAAAGCACGCCTTTCCCCTCCATGACGGGTTTCGACGCGGACGCGCCGATATCTCCGAGTCCGAGAACGGCGGATCCGTTCGACACGACGGCGACGAGGTTCCCCTTCGCCGTGTACTCGAAGACCGACTCGGGGTCGGCCGCGATGTCGCGACACGGCGCCGCGACGCCCGGCGAGTACGCCAGCGAGAGGTCTCGCTGCGTGTTCGTCGGCTTCGTGGTCTCGATCTCGATCTTCCCGGGCGGCTCCTGCCGGTGGTACTCCCGCGCGTCGTCGTCCAATCCCATATCTCTCCCCATTCATGAACGGAGTAAAAAGCTATCCATGGTGTCGAATATGTAATTCGACGTTCGACGATCCTTCTCCGGTGCGGAAGGCCTACCCGCACCCCCTGAACCGAACTGCCAAACGGTCGGTTCCCGACCACCGCTCGCGGCGAACGTCAGTACCGTGAACGCCGGCGTCAGCGGCTGCTGTCGGCGTCAGCAGTAAATGCCGGCATCATCGATGGCCGTCGACGTTATCGATACCCGGCGACACCATCGATGGCCGTCGACGTCATCGATGGCCATCGCCGTTCGAGGAGAGTGCCGCTGCCAGCGGCGCCGAGTCCGGATCGATACCAGCGAGCGTCGAAACCTCGTACGCGGTCAGGTACGTCCGTGCCACCAGTCGAACCGGGACCGCGAGGACCGCGACCGCGGCGACCGCGGAGACGAGAACGACGCCGAGGACGACCGCACCCGCGGTCGTTCCCGTCAACGCCCCGAGCCCGCCGAGCGGAACCGCCGCGAGCACGAGCGCGACGAGAACGACCACGGCGACGACGCCGCTCGCGAAGGCGACCGCGACGGCCTGAGCGAATCCGACGCCGACCGCGACAACCGCGTGGACCGCGAGGTAGGCGACGACGTCCATCCACGACCCGCGGACCGACGTCCAGACGCGACGCCACCCCGCGAGGACGCCCACATCACGAGCCACCATCGCCGGCGCGACGAACTCGAACGTGAGCCGGCCGACGAGGACACCGACCAGGCCGGTCACGACGCTGAACACCCCGAGAGCCACGGTCGCGGCCGTCGACAGTCCGGCGAAGCCACCCGGAGAGACGCCGAGAACGCGGACGAGAGCGGGGTCGATGGCGGCGGCGAAGGCGACCGCGGGAGTTCCGGTCGCCACCGCGAGCGCCGTCGCGAACCCGAGCAGTCCCAGCGCCTGCCGGAACCGATCGCGAAACGGCCGCCAGATCCTAACCTCGGTCGTCGCGAGCGCGTCGTAGAAGGCGAGCTGGAACGCGATCGAACACGCGACGAGGGCGACCGCGACGAGCAGCGCGCCGACGGCGACTCCGGCCAGCAGTGCGGCGTCGACCCCGGCCAGCAGCGCGGCGTCGACCCCGGCGAGACGCTCGGCGCCCGCTCCCACGGCGCGGTCGACGCCCGCCGGTACCGACTCGGATTCCGCCGGGACGAACTCGCTCCAGACGCCGATACCGCCGGCCGGGGCGCCGAGCGACGACGAACCGGTACCCGACACTCCGCTGCTCCCGC
The sequence above is a segment of the Halorubrum sp. 2020YC2 genome. Coding sequences within it:
- a CDS encoding NADP-dependent malic enzyme; translation: MGLDDDAREYHRQEPPGKIEIETTKPTNTQRDLSLAYSPGVAAPCRDIAADPESVFEYTAKGNLVAVVSNGSAVLGLGDIGASASKPVMEGKGVLFKRFADIDVFDIELDIDTVDPFCEAVTAMEPTFGGINLEDIKAPECFEIEERLREEMDVPVFHDDQHGTAIISGAALMNAVDISGKELSELDIVFSGAGASAIATARFYVSLGARKENITMCDSSGIITEERVKAGEVNEYKSQFATPVEGGDLADAMEGADVFVGLSVGGIVSQEMVRSMAADPIIFAMANPDPEITYEDAKDARDDTVIMATGRSDYPNMVNNVLGFPFLFRGALDVRATEINEEMKAAAAEALADLARKDVPDAVVKAYGDDPLQFGPDYVIPKPLDPRVLFELAPRVAEAAMESGSARTEIDLEQYRERLEARLGKSREMMRVVLNKAKSDPKRIALAEGTDEKMIRAAYQLSEQGIAEPVLLGDADTISQTAAELGLSFRPEIVDPDNRDVSAYGERLYELRKRKGITKREANDLVERDTNYLGSVMVETGDADAMLTGLTHHYPSALRPPLQVVGSAADTDTVAGVYMLTFKNRVIFCADTTVNQDPDAETLAEVTRHTADLARRFNVEPRAAMLSYSNFGSVDNAGTRKPRDAVDILQSDAGVDFPVDGEMQADTAVVDDILNGTYEFSELDQAANVLVFPNLEAGNIGYKLLQRLGGAEAIGPMLVGMDQPVHVLQRGDEVKDIVNLASVAVVDAQE